From the genome of Labrus bergylta chromosome 4, fLabBer1.1, whole genome shotgun sequence, one region includes:
- the cebpd gene encoding CCAAT/enhancer-binding protein delta: protein MCDIYSLDSHCVSPQCNMSWAMEPANFYESTKLGGPQQGLCKPGSRSDAAGEVGTMVELSTAAAMYDDESAIDFSQYIESMTAVPNLELCNDELFLDLFNTVKQEKADFYNLQSSVLPSSMQQHQQHQQHQQQLSAAFTAERKTDSGLSKGLFSAPIKQESDWSDSDVSSSLPSQIENCAQTSVSLPTGQPTPPTTPEPVSNVSSAKSSPRKMGREKGKKSVDRYSMEYRQRRERNNIAVRKSRDKAKLRNLDMQQKLLELSSDNDRLHKTIEQLTKELTGLRDFFKQMPNSSFVGPSSAESR, encoded by the coding sequence ATGTGTGACATATACAGCCTGGACTCTCACTGCGTGTCTCCACAATGCAACATGAGTTGGGCGATGGAGCCTGCTAACTTCTACGAGAGCACCAAGCTGGGCGGCCCGCAGCAGGGGCTCTGCAAGCCGGGCAGCAGGAGCGACGCTGCGGGCGAGGTCGGCACCATGGTGGAGCTCAGCACCGCCGCTGCCATGTACGACGACGAGAGCGCCATCGACTTCAGCCAGTACATTGAGTCCATGACAGCCGTGCCCAACCTGGAGCTGTGCAACGATGAGCTTTTCCTTGACCTGTTCAACACTGTGAAGCAGGAGAAGGCGGATTTCTACAACCTGCAGAGCTCCGTGCTGCCCAGCAGCATGCAGCAACATCAGCAACATCagcaacatcagcagcagctgtcAGCCGCATTCACTGCCGAGAGGAAGACTGACAGCGGGCTGTCTAAAGGGTTGTTCAGCGCTCCTATCAAACAGGAGTCTGACTGGAGTGACAGTGACGTTTCCTCATCCTTGCCTTCCCAGATCGAAAACTGCGCTCAGACCTCCGTCAGCCTCCCTACAGGGCAGCCCACTCCTCCCACCACCCCGGAGCCTGTCTCCAATGTCAGCTCTGCTAAGTCCTCCCCGAGGAAGATGGGGAGGGAAAAGGGCAAGAAGTCGGTGGATAGGTACAGCATGGAGTATCGACAGAGACGAGAGAGGAATAACATTGCAGTGAGGAAAAGCAGGGACAAAGCCAAGCTGCGTAACTTGGACATGCAGCAGAAGCTGCTTGAACTGAGCTCTGATAACGACAGGCTTCATAAAACTATCGAGCAGCTAACCAAAGAGCTCACTGGGCTCAGAGATTTCTTCAAGCAGATGCCCAATTCGTCCTTTGTGGGGCCCTCGAGTGCAGAGAGCCGGTGA